A DNA window from Phragmites australis chromosome 11, lpPhrAust1.1, whole genome shotgun sequence contains the following coding sequences:
- the LOC133884483 gene encoding nucleoside hydrolase 3 isoform X1 yields the protein MVALAMEKRTMVLPWRKKAVLAAVLIVLVAVGVAGGAAEAAPQRILLDTDMDTDDFFALLYILKQNRSEFELKAVTINVNAWSDAGHAVNHLYDILYMMGRDDIPVGVGGDGGISDSGTIYRNVGGYLPLIDQGMTTVGDCRYRQAIPLEGGGRLDVDTNFGIRRGFLPQGHRRYTPLQQPTAQQVMIETISAGPTTVIITGSHTNFAIFLMTFPHLKRNVEHIYIMGGGVRSKNPTGCCPKNATTSCMPQQCGDHGNLFTSYTTNPNAEFNIFGDPFAAYQVFHSGIPITLVPLDATNTIPINEEFFHEFQHHQSTYEAQYCFKSLKMARDTWFNDQFYTSYFMWDSFTSGVAISSLRNDKNGEFGNDFAQLEYMNITVITSNKPYGVHDGSNPLFDGHTTPKFGLKKGEVHSGHVQTGVTDSFCHVKGSKKGRCEDGYTKEISGPEAVQIRVATKAKPNADKNSPLDREFFKSFLEALNLRENSGRFDIKAQFPFYREVFYKPDFRNKKMGRPVIFDMDMSPGDFLSLIYLLKAPTEEVDLKGILVSGNGWANVASIDIIYDILHMMGRDDIPVGRGNTTALGTPTLGCKYVSVIPQGSGGLIDSDTLYGLARSLPRSPRSYTAENSVEHGAPRNTDHPELRQPLAFEVWQFIKEQLDPSEKITILTNGPLTNLANIMLSDSNASSVIESVYIVGGHIRDENDSKGNVFTVPSNRYAEFNMFLDPLAAKTVLESSLDITLIPLSSQRKAASFQAILQALKHTDHTPESSFVHRLLLLIHDLQHKHQVYHHMDIFLGEVLGAVYLVEGLNMRPSLQSKPISVVANSTTRTDGQIVVNKQSANSVKVLVDWSIEEYYNRVANSLRNKEQSAVIGSFAEQSAIWSRPPEKLGA from the exons GCAGTTACCATCAATGTGAATGCGTGGAGTGATGCTGGACATGCTGTGAATCATCTGTATGATATACTCTATATGATGGGCCGTGATGACATTCCGGTTGGTGTCGGTGGTGATGGTGGAATATCAGACTCTGGCACCATTTATCGAAACGTCGGTGGTTATTTACCATTGATTGATCAG GGCATGACAACTGTCGGAGACTGCCGGTACAGGCAAGCTATTCCACTAGAAGGTGGTGGACGACTGGATGTCGACACAAACTTTGGGATCAGAAGGGGGTTCCTTCCACAG GGTCACAGAAGATATACTCCACTTCAGCAACCTACAGCACAGCAAGTAATGATAGAGACAATATCTGCAGGCCCTACAACTGTCATTATCACAGGATCACATACAAACTTCGCAATTTTTCTCATGACATTTCCACACCTGAAAAGAAACGTGGAGCATATATACATTATGGGTGGTGGCGTGAGATCGAAGAACCCTACAGGTTGCTGTCCAAAAAATGCTACCACATCTTGCATGCCACAGCAGTGTGGTGACCATGGTAACTTGTTTACTAGTTACACTACGAACCCGAATGCAGAATTCAACATATTCGGAGATCCTTTTGCTGCATACCAG GTGTTCCATTCTGGCATTCCAATCACCCTTGTCCCTCTTGATGCGACCAATACAATTCCAATCAACGAAGAATTCTTCCATGAATTCCAACATCATCAGAGTACGTATGAGGCACAATACTGTTTCAAGTCTCTAAAGATGGCTCGAGACACTTGGTTCAATGATCAATTCTATACC AGCTATTTTATGTGGGATTCCTTTACTTCTGGTGTTGCCATATCTAGCTTGCGCAATGACAAGAATGGCGAATTTGGAAATGATTTTGCTCAGCTTGAATATATGAACATCACAGTAATAACTTCAAACAAACCATATGGTGTGCATGATGGCTCAAACCCATTATTTGATGGTCACACAACTCCAAAGTTTGGTCTTAAAAAAGGCGAAGTACATAGCGGTCATGTTCAAACTGGAGTTACAGATAGCTTCTGTCATGTCAAGGGAAGTAAGAAAGGAAGATGCGAG gaTGGATACACTAAGGAAATATCTGGTCCAGAAGCAGTCCAGATTCGTGTTGCCACAAAGGCTAAACCAAATGCGGATAAGAATAGCCCTCTGGACAGGGAGTTTTTCAAGAGCTTCCTAGAG GCACTAAACCTCCGGGAGAACTCTGGCCGTTTCGACATTAAGGCTCAATTTCCATTTTACCGAGAGGTTTTTTACAAGCCAGACttcagaaacaaaaaaatgGGGAGACCTGTTATTTTTGACATGGATATGAGTCCTGGAGATTTTTTATCCCTTATATACCTCTTGAAGGCACCTACTGAAGAAGTAGATTTAAAG GGAATTTTGGTCAGTGGCAATGGTTGGGCCAATGTCGCAAGcattgatatcatttatgacaTTTTACATATGATGGGCCGTGATGACATTCCTGTTGGCCGTGGTAATACAACCGCATTAGGCACTCCAACTCTTGGTTGCAAGTATGTCAGTGTTATTCCCCAAGGCAGTGGTGGACTTATTGACTCTGACACTCTCTATGGACTAGCTCGATCATTGCCAAGAAGCCCTAGAAG TTATACCGCTGAAAATTCGGTAGAACATGGTGCTCCCAGAAATACTGATCATCCAGAACTTCGGCAGCCATTGGCTTTTGAAGTTTGGCAGTTTATAAAAGAGCAGCTTGATCCAAGTGAGAAGATCACTATTCTTACCAATGGACCTCTTACAAATTTGGCAAATATCATGCTCTCTGATAGCAATGCAAGTTCTGTAATAGAG AGTGTTTACATTGTTGGAGGACATATCAGAGATGAAAATGATTCAAAGGGAAACGTGTTTACTGTTCCATCAAATAGATATGCAGAGTTTAATATGTTTCTTGATCCTCTAGCTGCGAAAACAGTCCTGGAGTCCAGTCTGGATATCACACTGATTCCTCTTAGCTCTCAAAGAAAAGCTGCTTCGTTTCAGGCTATCCTTCAAGCTCTAAAGCACACTGATCACACTCCAGAATCAAGTTTTGTCCACCGCTTGTTGTTGTTGATACATGACCTTCAGCACAAGCATCAGGTGTATCACCATATG GATATATTTCTGGGAGAAGTTCTTGGTGCTGTTTACTTGGTGGAAGGACTTAATATGAGACCATCATTACAATCAAAGCCAATAAGCGTTGTTGCCAACAGCACAACAAGAACGGATGGGCAGATTGTTGTCAACAAGCAGAGTGCAAATTCAGTAAAAGTATTAGTCGATTGGAGCATTGAAGAATATTACAATCGAGTTGCCAATTCTTTACGCAACAAAGAGCAATCTGCCGTTATTGGTAGTTTTGCAGAACAAAGCGCAATCTGGAGCAGGCCACCTGAGAAATTGGGGGCATGA
- the LOC133884483 gene encoding nucleoside hydrolase 3 isoform X2, producing MAVTINVNAWSDAGHAVNHLYDILYMMGRDDIPVGVGGDGGISDSGTIYRNVGGYLPLIDQGMTTVGDCRYRQAIPLEGGGRLDVDTNFGIRRGFLPQGHRRYTPLQQPTAQQVMIETISAGPTTVIITGSHTNFAIFLMTFPHLKRNVEHIYIMGGGVRSKNPTGCCPKNATTSCMPQQCGDHGNLFTSYTTNPNAEFNIFGDPFAAYQVFHSGIPITLVPLDATNTIPINEEFFHEFQHHQSTYEAQYCFKSLKMARDTWFNDQFYTSYFMWDSFTSGVAISSLRNDKNGEFGNDFAQLEYMNITVITSNKPYGVHDGSNPLFDGHTTPKFGLKKGEVHSGHVQTGVTDSFCHVKGSKKGRCEDGYTKEISGPEAVQIRVATKAKPNADKNSPLDREFFKSFLEALNLRENSGRFDIKAQFPFYREVFYKPDFRNKKMGRPVIFDMDMSPGDFLSLIYLLKAPTEEVDLKGILVSGNGWANVASIDIIYDILHMMGRDDIPVGRGNTTALGTPTLGCKYVSVIPQGSGGLIDSDTLYGLARSLPRSPRSYTAENSVEHGAPRNTDHPELRQPLAFEVWQFIKEQLDPSEKITILTNGPLTNLANIMLSDSNASSVIESVYIVGGHIRDENDSKGNVFTVPSNRYAEFNMFLDPLAAKTVLESSLDITLIPLSSQRKAASFQAILQALKHTDHTPESSFVHRLLLLIHDLQHKHQVYHHMDIFLGEVLGAVYLVEGLNMRPSLQSKPISVVANSTTRTDGQIVVNKQSANSVKVLVDWSIEEYYNRVANSLRNKEQSAVIGSFAEQSAIWSRPPEKLGA from the exons ATG GCAGTTACCATCAATGTGAATGCGTGGAGTGATGCTGGACATGCTGTGAATCATCTGTATGATATACTCTATATGATGGGCCGTGATGACATTCCGGTTGGTGTCGGTGGTGATGGTGGAATATCAGACTCTGGCACCATTTATCGAAACGTCGGTGGTTATTTACCATTGATTGATCAG GGCATGACAACTGTCGGAGACTGCCGGTACAGGCAAGCTATTCCACTAGAAGGTGGTGGACGACTGGATGTCGACACAAACTTTGGGATCAGAAGGGGGTTCCTTCCACAG GGTCACAGAAGATATACTCCACTTCAGCAACCTACAGCACAGCAAGTAATGATAGAGACAATATCTGCAGGCCCTACAACTGTCATTATCACAGGATCACATACAAACTTCGCAATTTTTCTCATGACATTTCCACACCTGAAAAGAAACGTGGAGCATATATACATTATGGGTGGTGGCGTGAGATCGAAGAACCCTACAGGTTGCTGTCCAAAAAATGCTACCACATCTTGCATGCCACAGCAGTGTGGTGACCATGGTAACTTGTTTACTAGTTACACTACGAACCCGAATGCAGAATTCAACATATTCGGAGATCCTTTTGCTGCATACCAG GTGTTCCATTCTGGCATTCCAATCACCCTTGTCCCTCTTGATGCGACCAATACAATTCCAATCAACGAAGAATTCTTCCATGAATTCCAACATCATCAGAGTACGTATGAGGCACAATACTGTTTCAAGTCTCTAAAGATGGCTCGAGACACTTGGTTCAATGATCAATTCTATACC AGCTATTTTATGTGGGATTCCTTTACTTCTGGTGTTGCCATATCTAGCTTGCGCAATGACAAGAATGGCGAATTTGGAAATGATTTTGCTCAGCTTGAATATATGAACATCACAGTAATAACTTCAAACAAACCATATGGTGTGCATGATGGCTCAAACCCATTATTTGATGGTCACACAACTCCAAAGTTTGGTCTTAAAAAAGGCGAAGTACATAGCGGTCATGTTCAAACTGGAGTTACAGATAGCTTCTGTCATGTCAAGGGAAGTAAGAAAGGAAGATGCGAG gaTGGATACACTAAGGAAATATCTGGTCCAGAAGCAGTCCAGATTCGTGTTGCCACAAAGGCTAAACCAAATGCGGATAAGAATAGCCCTCTGGACAGGGAGTTTTTCAAGAGCTTCCTAGAG GCACTAAACCTCCGGGAGAACTCTGGCCGTTTCGACATTAAGGCTCAATTTCCATTTTACCGAGAGGTTTTTTACAAGCCAGACttcagaaacaaaaaaatgGGGAGACCTGTTATTTTTGACATGGATATGAGTCCTGGAGATTTTTTATCCCTTATATACCTCTTGAAGGCACCTACTGAAGAAGTAGATTTAAAG GGAATTTTGGTCAGTGGCAATGGTTGGGCCAATGTCGCAAGcattgatatcatttatgacaTTTTACATATGATGGGCCGTGATGACATTCCTGTTGGCCGTGGTAATACAACCGCATTAGGCACTCCAACTCTTGGTTGCAAGTATGTCAGTGTTATTCCCCAAGGCAGTGGTGGACTTATTGACTCTGACACTCTCTATGGACTAGCTCGATCATTGCCAAGAAGCCCTAGAAG TTATACCGCTGAAAATTCGGTAGAACATGGTGCTCCCAGAAATACTGATCATCCAGAACTTCGGCAGCCATTGGCTTTTGAAGTTTGGCAGTTTATAAAAGAGCAGCTTGATCCAAGTGAGAAGATCACTATTCTTACCAATGGACCTCTTACAAATTTGGCAAATATCATGCTCTCTGATAGCAATGCAAGTTCTGTAATAGAG AGTGTTTACATTGTTGGAGGACATATCAGAGATGAAAATGATTCAAAGGGAAACGTGTTTACTGTTCCATCAAATAGATATGCAGAGTTTAATATGTTTCTTGATCCTCTAGCTGCGAAAACAGTCCTGGAGTCCAGTCTGGATATCACACTGATTCCTCTTAGCTCTCAAAGAAAAGCTGCTTCGTTTCAGGCTATCCTTCAAGCTCTAAAGCACACTGATCACACTCCAGAATCAAGTTTTGTCCACCGCTTGTTGTTGTTGATACATGACCTTCAGCACAAGCATCAGGTGTATCACCATATG GATATATTTCTGGGAGAAGTTCTTGGTGCTGTTTACTTGGTGGAAGGACTTAATATGAGACCATCATTACAATCAAAGCCAATAAGCGTTGTTGCCAACAGCACAACAAGAACGGATGGGCAGATTGTTGTCAACAAGCAGAGTGCAAATTCAGTAAAAGTATTAGTCGATTGGAGCATTGAAGAATATTACAATCGAGTTGCCAATTCTTTACGCAACAAAGAGCAATCTGCCGTTATTGGTAGTTTTGCAGAACAAAGCGCAATCTGGAGCAGGCCACCTGAGAAATTGGGGGCATGA
- the LOC133884483 gene encoding nucleoside hydrolase 3 isoform X3 — protein sequence MMGRDDIPVGVGGDGGISDSGTIYRNVGGYLPLIDQGMTTVGDCRYRQAIPLEGGGRLDVDTNFGIRRGFLPQGHRRYTPLQQPTAQQVMIETISAGPTTVIITGSHTNFAIFLMTFPHLKRNVEHIYIMGGGVRSKNPTGCCPKNATTSCMPQQCGDHGNLFTSYTTNPNAEFNIFGDPFAAYQVFHSGIPITLVPLDATNTIPINEEFFHEFQHHQSTYEAQYCFKSLKMARDTWFNDQFYTSYFMWDSFTSGVAISSLRNDKNGEFGNDFAQLEYMNITVITSNKPYGVHDGSNPLFDGHTTPKFGLKKGEVHSGHVQTGVTDSFCHVKGSKKGRCEDGYTKEISGPEAVQIRVATKAKPNADKNSPLDREFFKSFLEALNLRENSGRFDIKAQFPFYREVFYKPDFRNKKMGRPVIFDMDMSPGDFLSLIYLLKAPTEEVDLKGILVSGNGWANVASIDIIYDILHMMGRDDIPVGRGNTTALGTPTLGCKYVSVIPQGSGGLIDSDTLYGLARSLPRSPRSYTAENSVEHGAPRNTDHPELRQPLAFEVWQFIKEQLDPSEKITILTNGPLTNLANIMLSDSNASSVIESVYIVGGHIRDENDSKGNVFTVPSNRYAEFNMFLDPLAAKTVLESSLDITLIPLSSQRKAASFQAILQALKHTDHTPESSFVHRLLLLIHDLQHKHQVYHHMDIFLGEVLGAVYLVEGLNMRPSLQSKPISVVANSTTRTDGQIVVNKQSANSVKVLVDWSIEEYYNRVANSLRNKEQSAVIGSFAEQSAIWSRPPEKLGA from the exons ATGATGGGCCGTGATGACATTCCGGTTGGTGTCGGTGGTGATGGTGGAATATCAGACTCTGGCACCATTTATCGAAACGTCGGTGGTTATTTACCATTGATTGATCAG GGCATGACAACTGTCGGAGACTGCCGGTACAGGCAAGCTATTCCACTAGAAGGTGGTGGACGACTGGATGTCGACACAAACTTTGGGATCAGAAGGGGGTTCCTTCCACAG GGTCACAGAAGATATACTCCACTTCAGCAACCTACAGCACAGCAAGTAATGATAGAGACAATATCTGCAGGCCCTACAACTGTCATTATCACAGGATCACATACAAACTTCGCAATTTTTCTCATGACATTTCCACACCTGAAAAGAAACGTGGAGCATATATACATTATGGGTGGTGGCGTGAGATCGAAGAACCCTACAGGTTGCTGTCCAAAAAATGCTACCACATCTTGCATGCCACAGCAGTGTGGTGACCATGGTAACTTGTTTACTAGTTACACTACGAACCCGAATGCAGAATTCAACATATTCGGAGATCCTTTTGCTGCATACCAG GTGTTCCATTCTGGCATTCCAATCACCCTTGTCCCTCTTGATGCGACCAATACAATTCCAATCAACGAAGAATTCTTCCATGAATTCCAACATCATCAGAGTACGTATGAGGCACAATACTGTTTCAAGTCTCTAAAGATGGCTCGAGACACTTGGTTCAATGATCAATTCTATACC AGCTATTTTATGTGGGATTCCTTTACTTCTGGTGTTGCCATATCTAGCTTGCGCAATGACAAGAATGGCGAATTTGGAAATGATTTTGCTCAGCTTGAATATATGAACATCACAGTAATAACTTCAAACAAACCATATGGTGTGCATGATGGCTCAAACCCATTATTTGATGGTCACACAACTCCAAAGTTTGGTCTTAAAAAAGGCGAAGTACATAGCGGTCATGTTCAAACTGGAGTTACAGATAGCTTCTGTCATGTCAAGGGAAGTAAGAAAGGAAGATGCGAG gaTGGATACACTAAGGAAATATCTGGTCCAGAAGCAGTCCAGATTCGTGTTGCCACAAAGGCTAAACCAAATGCGGATAAGAATAGCCCTCTGGACAGGGAGTTTTTCAAGAGCTTCCTAGAG GCACTAAACCTCCGGGAGAACTCTGGCCGTTTCGACATTAAGGCTCAATTTCCATTTTACCGAGAGGTTTTTTACAAGCCAGACttcagaaacaaaaaaatgGGGAGACCTGTTATTTTTGACATGGATATGAGTCCTGGAGATTTTTTATCCCTTATATACCTCTTGAAGGCACCTACTGAAGAAGTAGATTTAAAG GGAATTTTGGTCAGTGGCAATGGTTGGGCCAATGTCGCAAGcattgatatcatttatgacaTTTTACATATGATGGGCCGTGATGACATTCCTGTTGGCCGTGGTAATACAACCGCATTAGGCACTCCAACTCTTGGTTGCAAGTATGTCAGTGTTATTCCCCAAGGCAGTGGTGGACTTATTGACTCTGACACTCTCTATGGACTAGCTCGATCATTGCCAAGAAGCCCTAGAAG TTATACCGCTGAAAATTCGGTAGAACATGGTGCTCCCAGAAATACTGATCATCCAGAACTTCGGCAGCCATTGGCTTTTGAAGTTTGGCAGTTTATAAAAGAGCAGCTTGATCCAAGTGAGAAGATCACTATTCTTACCAATGGACCTCTTACAAATTTGGCAAATATCATGCTCTCTGATAGCAATGCAAGTTCTGTAATAGAG AGTGTTTACATTGTTGGAGGACATATCAGAGATGAAAATGATTCAAAGGGAAACGTGTTTACTGTTCCATCAAATAGATATGCAGAGTTTAATATGTTTCTTGATCCTCTAGCTGCGAAAACAGTCCTGGAGTCCAGTCTGGATATCACACTGATTCCTCTTAGCTCTCAAAGAAAAGCTGCTTCGTTTCAGGCTATCCTTCAAGCTCTAAAGCACACTGATCACACTCCAGAATCAAGTTTTGTCCACCGCTTGTTGTTGTTGATACATGACCTTCAGCACAAGCATCAGGTGTATCACCATATG GATATATTTCTGGGAGAAGTTCTTGGTGCTGTTTACTTGGTGGAAGGACTTAATATGAGACCATCATTACAATCAAAGCCAATAAGCGTTGTTGCCAACAGCACAACAAGAACGGATGGGCAGATTGTTGTCAACAAGCAGAGTGCAAATTCAGTAAAAGTATTAGTCGATTGGAGCATTGAAGAATATTACAATCGAGTTGCCAATTCTTTACGCAACAAAGAGCAATCTGCCGTTATTGGTAGTTTTGCAGAACAAAGCGCAATCTGGAGCAGGCCACCTGAGAAATTGGGGGCATGA
- the LOC133884483 gene encoding nucleoside hydrolase 3 isoform X4, with protein MTTVGDCRYRQAIPLEGGGRLDVDTNFGIRRGFLPQGHRRYTPLQQPTAQQVMIETISAGPTTVIITGSHTNFAIFLMTFPHLKRNVEHIYIMGGGVRSKNPTGCCPKNATTSCMPQQCGDHGNLFTSYTTNPNAEFNIFGDPFAAYQVFHSGIPITLVPLDATNTIPINEEFFHEFQHHQSTYEAQYCFKSLKMARDTWFNDQFYTSYFMWDSFTSGVAISSLRNDKNGEFGNDFAQLEYMNITVITSNKPYGVHDGSNPLFDGHTTPKFGLKKGEVHSGHVQTGVTDSFCHVKGSKKGRCEDGYTKEISGPEAVQIRVATKAKPNADKNSPLDREFFKSFLEALNLRENSGRFDIKAQFPFYREVFYKPDFRNKKMGRPVIFDMDMSPGDFLSLIYLLKAPTEEVDLKGILVSGNGWANVASIDIIYDILHMMGRDDIPVGRGNTTALGTPTLGCKYVSVIPQGSGGLIDSDTLYGLARSLPRSPRSYTAENSVEHGAPRNTDHPELRQPLAFEVWQFIKEQLDPSEKITILTNGPLTNLANIMLSDSNASSVIESVYIVGGHIRDENDSKGNVFTVPSNRYAEFNMFLDPLAAKTVLESSLDITLIPLSSQRKAASFQAILQALKHTDHTPESSFVHRLLLLIHDLQHKHQVYHHMDIFLGEVLGAVYLVEGLNMRPSLQSKPISVVANSTTRTDGQIVVNKQSANSVKVLVDWSIEEYYNRVANSLRNKEQSAVIGSFAEQSAIWSRPPEKLGA; from the exons ATGACAACTGTCGGAGACTGCCGGTACAGGCAAGCTATTCCACTAGAAGGTGGTGGACGACTGGATGTCGACACAAACTTTGGGATCAGAAGGGGGTTCCTTCCACAG GGTCACAGAAGATATACTCCACTTCAGCAACCTACAGCACAGCAAGTAATGATAGAGACAATATCTGCAGGCCCTACAACTGTCATTATCACAGGATCACATACAAACTTCGCAATTTTTCTCATGACATTTCCACACCTGAAAAGAAACGTGGAGCATATATACATTATGGGTGGTGGCGTGAGATCGAAGAACCCTACAGGTTGCTGTCCAAAAAATGCTACCACATCTTGCATGCCACAGCAGTGTGGTGACCATGGTAACTTGTTTACTAGTTACACTACGAACCCGAATGCAGAATTCAACATATTCGGAGATCCTTTTGCTGCATACCAG GTGTTCCATTCTGGCATTCCAATCACCCTTGTCCCTCTTGATGCGACCAATACAATTCCAATCAACGAAGAATTCTTCCATGAATTCCAACATCATCAGAGTACGTATGAGGCACAATACTGTTTCAAGTCTCTAAAGATGGCTCGAGACACTTGGTTCAATGATCAATTCTATACC AGCTATTTTATGTGGGATTCCTTTACTTCTGGTGTTGCCATATCTAGCTTGCGCAATGACAAGAATGGCGAATTTGGAAATGATTTTGCTCAGCTTGAATATATGAACATCACAGTAATAACTTCAAACAAACCATATGGTGTGCATGATGGCTCAAACCCATTATTTGATGGTCACACAACTCCAAAGTTTGGTCTTAAAAAAGGCGAAGTACATAGCGGTCATGTTCAAACTGGAGTTACAGATAGCTTCTGTCATGTCAAGGGAAGTAAGAAAGGAAGATGCGAG gaTGGATACACTAAGGAAATATCTGGTCCAGAAGCAGTCCAGATTCGTGTTGCCACAAAGGCTAAACCAAATGCGGATAAGAATAGCCCTCTGGACAGGGAGTTTTTCAAGAGCTTCCTAGAG GCACTAAACCTCCGGGAGAACTCTGGCCGTTTCGACATTAAGGCTCAATTTCCATTTTACCGAGAGGTTTTTTACAAGCCAGACttcagaaacaaaaaaatgGGGAGACCTGTTATTTTTGACATGGATATGAGTCCTGGAGATTTTTTATCCCTTATATACCTCTTGAAGGCACCTACTGAAGAAGTAGATTTAAAG GGAATTTTGGTCAGTGGCAATGGTTGGGCCAATGTCGCAAGcattgatatcatttatgacaTTTTACATATGATGGGCCGTGATGACATTCCTGTTGGCCGTGGTAATACAACCGCATTAGGCACTCCAACTCTTGGTTGCAAGTATGTCAGTGTTATTCCCCAAGGCAGTGGTGGACTTATTGACTCTGACACTCTCTATGGACTAGCTCGATCATTGCCAAGAAGCCCTAGAAG TTATACCGCTGAAAATTCGGTAGAACATGGTGCTCCCAGAAATACTGATCATCCAGAACTTCGGCAGCCATTGGCTTTTGAAGTTTGGCAGTTTATAAAAGAGCAGCTTGATCCAAGTGAGAAGATCACTATTCTTACCAATGGACCTCTTACAAATTTGGCAAATATCATGCTCTCTGATAGCAATGCAAGTTCTGTAATAGAG AGTGTTTACATTGTTGGAGGACATATCAGAGATGAAAATGATTCAAAGGGAAACGTGTTTACTGTTCCATCAAATAGATATGCAGAGTTTAATATGTTTCTTGATCCTCTAGCTGCGAAAACAGTCCTGGAGTCCAGTCTGGATATCACACTGATTCCTCTTAGCTCTCAAAGAAAAGCTGCTTCGTTTCAGGCTATCCTTCAAGCTCTAAAGCACACTGATCACACTCCAGAATCAAGTTTTGTCCACCGCTTGTTGTTGTTGATACATGACCTTCAGCACAAGCATCAGGTGTATCACCATATG GATATATTTCTGGGAGAAGTTCTTGGTGCTGTTTACTTGGTGGAAGGACTTAATATGAGACCATCATTACAATCAAAGCCAATAAGCGTTGTTGCCAACAGCACAACAAGAACGGATGGGCAGATTGTTGTCAACAAGCAGAGTGCAAATTCAGTAAAAGTATTAGTCGATTGGAGCATTGAAGAATATTACAATCGAGTTGCCAATTCTTTACGCAACAAAGAGCAATCTGCCGTTATTGGTAGTTTTGCAGAACAAAGCGCAATCTGGAGCAGGCCACCTGAGAAATTGGGGGCATGA